The nucleotide window AGGAGGGTCTGCTGACCGAGTTGGGGCCGGCGCGGCTTGATCGTGATCTCCAGAAATACATCTGGAATGGCAAGCCGCACCTCTCTCTGAAAGACCTGCGGGAATACCTCAACCGCTACATCTACCTCCCGCGCGTGAAGAATCAGGACGTCCTGATCAAAGCCGTGCAAGCGGCCGTGAGCGCCATGATTCCTGGCCCCTTCGCATATGCCGAACGATGGGATGAGAAGTCGGACACCTATCTGGGTCTGGCAATTGAGCGCGCCGGCAACGCCGTTGTTGTCATCGATAGCGACAGCGTCATCGTAAAGCCGGACGTCGCGGAGGCGCATCGGCCGACACCCGTCCAGCCGGGGTCGGCGGGCACTCCCGCGGAGCCGGGGGACGGAACGCCGGCTACGGGCGAGCAGCCCACTGGCGGCACATCCGAGCAGACTCCCGCCGAACGGAAGCCGACCCGATTTACCGGTACGGTGATGATTTCCGCCGAGAGACCGGCGAGAGACATGCACCAGATCGTCGAGGCCATTGTCGAGCAGCTCACGACACTGCCCGGAAGCGATGTGAAGCTCAGGCTCGAAATCGAGGCCGAGGTTCCCTCCGGCCTCGACCGCGCCAAGGTGCGAACGCTGGTCGAAAACGCCAACACGCTTGGGTTTGTCGAGAAGTCGGTCGAATAGCAAGGTGGACCGCGGCTTGGGCGGTCCATCACTGATGTCAGGCCGGCTGGTGAGATGCCCTTGGCGTGTGGCCCAGGGTGCGCGCCAGACTCAGCAACCGTCGGCATGCCGGATTATCGTTCCGGGTGGACCATACCATGCTGAACGGCAAGACCTCACCCGTGAGCTCCCGATAGATGATCCCGGGAAATTTCGCGACGATCGTGGCTTCGCTCGTTAGCGTGATGCCGCGGCCGACAGCGACGAGCGACAGCATGTTATCGCGCCCGACGTGTTGGGACTGAATGTCAGGGTGAGAGCCGAGATCGGACAGGTGCGCGACCAGGAAGTTGTGGACCTCTTGGCCCGGCGCCACATCGCTTACGATGAACCGTTCCGCCGCCAGGTCGGGCCAACCGATTTCGGCCTTGTCAGCCAACGGATGATCGTCAGGCAGTACAACGAAGACCCTCTCGCACCACAGATGCTCGGTCTCACAGCCGTCCCAGGTCTTCGTGCCGGTAATGAAGGCGACGTCGAGAGTCAGCGTCCGGACAGCAGCGACATGCTCCGCCGGATTGCCTTCGACGGGATCCACTCGAACATTTGGATGGAGCCTGCCGAACTGCCGCAGCAGATCGAACAGGAACCCAGATGCGAGTGACGAGAAGACGCCTACCCTGACGTGTCCCTCTTCCGATCGACCGACCGCAGCGACGTCACTGGCGCCCGTGTCGATATGCCGGAGCGCCTTGCGCGCCGGCCCAAGAAATCTCTCGCCGGCGATCGTCAAGCGGACACCTCCCGCGTGTCGCTGGAACAGCGACGCGCCGAGTTCGTCTTCCATGTCCCGAATGCGGCGGCTGATCGCCGATTCTTCGATATCGAGTGCTCGGCCTGCCTTGCGAAAGCTGCCGTGCTCCACGGCCGCCACGAAATACCGGAGGTGGTGGAGCTTGATACGACTGCGCGGCAGCTCAGGTATCAGGATTTCATCTGGAGCCTTGTTGCTCCGGCGCGGATCAATGTCATCCGGCCCATCCACGATCAACTGTTCCCGTCTGCCCGTCGCGCCCCACCCGACGCCTGAGGACGCCGAGCGCCGCCTTTGATGCAGATCGAGGCTCCAGCCGCGTCGTTATCCCTGCGCCGTGTCGTCATGGTTCGCTCACGCAAGAAACTTAACAATATTCAGTTAGCGGTATCGTGCAGATTGACAGCGCAGCGGTCAACGAAAATTAATGTCATTAAGTAAACTCCGGTCAGCCGCCCGCCAGCAGGAGAGCAGCAATATGCCTTCCGAAACGATGATGCCCTGGTCCGTGGAACCGCAGTCGGCACCGGGGGTCGTCAAACCGAAGCGGTGGCGTCACTGATGCCCCGCCCGAAAAAGGAAGACGCACTCGACATCTCTCGAAGAGCCGTCGAGGAGACCATCCGGCTTCTCGGCACCAGGGACGATTTCGATGTGCCGCTGGCGGCCGTGGCCGAGGCCGTTGGATGTACTCCGCCTGCCCTCTACGGACATTTCCGCAACAAGGATGGGCTGCTGCGCGCGGTGCACGATGCCGGGTTCCGGCGGCTCTATGAGGAGAAGCTTGCGCTTTCGAAGCGCTTGCGCTCCGATCCGCTCGCATATTTGCGTGAAGGCAGCCGCGCCTATGTCCAGTTCGCCTTCAACAATCCGACGCTGTACCGACTGATGTTTTCTCCACCGCCGGGCGTCGCCGCGGATCAGGATCCACTCTCGTCCGATGCCGGAGCGTCCGTGCTGGAACTGGCTGTGAAGGCGATTAAGGCCTGCCAGAAGCAGGGCTTTCTCCCGGGGATGGATCCGAACCGGTACGCTTTCACCTACTGGGCAGCAGTTCACGGCGCGGTCACCCTTGCGCTGCAGAACCGAGCGCCGGGTGACGAAGCCCGGTTCGACGCGGCGCTCGTCGTCATTGATACGCTTCTCGAGATCATCGCGGCCACCGCTCCTGATCGCAGGTAGTCCGTGTCATAGCTGGCCGCCTGACCTGCTCCGCTTCTCCTTCGCGAAACCCCGGTCTGTGGCGATGAACCGCTCGAGCATCGGCACGATCAGCTTGGCCGGATCTGCGGCGGGCTGACCGGACTCGCGCGCCAGGACCTCGGCATAAGCGACGAGATCGCGATGAAGCGGTCCGGGCAGTTCCACCGTTACCTTGACCGCTCTGTCCTCGACGATGGGTCCGAGTTTCAGCTTCGCCATGGTCAACTCCTGTAGGGTTCGAGAACGAGGTCGCGGGTGACGATCACCCTGACCGGGAAGCCCGGCCGGACGGTGAGCGTCGGCGCAACCTGCAACTGGCGCTGGATGATCTGCTGGCCGGCCTGATTGATGGTGTCCTGCGCCCCATCGCGGATGGCGCGGATCAGGCGATCCTCGTCGCTGGTGGCGAGCTCCGTCCCCACCGCAAGCAGGGTCGATAACCCCGCTGCCTTCATCAGATCCCACCAGTGGTAATCGACGCCATCTTCAAGACCGGCAAAGCCGCTGGCATCCGCACCGGGCTGACGTTCCAGCACGATGGAGCGGCCATTGGGCAGGATCAGACGGTTCCAGACGAGCAGGACGCGTCGCTGGCCAGAGGTCACGCCGGCATCGTATTGCCCGATAATGCGGGTGCCTTGCGGGATGAGGAGCAGGCTTCCGGTCGGGCTGTCATAGACGTTCTCCGTGACCTGGGCGGTGATCTGTCCGGGCAGATCGGACCGGATGCCGGTGATCATCGCGGCCGGGATAACAGCTCCCGCCTGAAGGATGTAGGGCGACGCCGGCGCCATGATGCGATCGAGCGCAACGGTCTGGCGATCCACAGGGCCGTTGAGGAAAGCCGTGTGCCGATCCTGTCCGGCCGTCGCGCCGGTTTGCGAGCCAAGGCCGAGACCGGCCAGTCCCGGACCTCCGGTGGCAGTTGCCGTGCCCGGACCGGTTTGGAAGAAAACGCGGCTGAGGCGCGCCGCTTCTTCCTCGGCAAGCCGGCGCTGCTCCTCCGGGTCGACGGCCGGCGCCGCCACGACAGGCGGTGCGACCGGCTGTCCCCGGTTTTGCGCATCGAGGATCGGGCCGCCGAGATCACCTGGCAAAGGCGGTCCAAGGACCGGGCCGGTATAATCCCTCGGCAGGCCGGACAGGCCATCGGCGGTGGGCCGGTTATCGGTCGAATAGAGCTCTTCGCCGCTCGTCCCCATGTCTCGGGTCTGGAGGGCGTAGACAAGCGCCCCGCCGATGCCGAGCAACGCAACGGCGCCGACGCTGGCGAGCATCTTGCGGGAAAGTCGCGTGACACGGGGCGGATCGGCGTGCAGCCGCATGGGCGCGGCGGCGTCCGTGCTGGTAGTGGTGGCTCTGTCCTCGGTCATGATGGCGAGTCTCCGGTATCGCGGGCGGGCTGGGCGGCGGCCTGCCGCTGTTCGATCCGGACGATCCGGACGGTCTGTTGGCGCTCGCCACTTCCAAGGCGAAGCTCGGCTGCACCGAACAGGCGGTCGACGATAAGGATGTTCTGGTGGATGCGGCTGTTGACGATCTGCGGCTCGCCATCCGAGCCGAGCACGAAGATCGGCGGCATCTCGCCCTGGACGATACCGCGCGGGAAGACGACGTAGACGCGCCGACCATCGTCGAAGACCGAGATCGGCCGCCATGGCGGGCTGTCGCCGGTCAGGCCGTAGCGATAGTTGCGCGCCGCCTCGGCCGGGATGACGGGTGCGGCCGGGACCGACCGACGCTGCCCCGCCGGTGGCGCGGGATAGGCCCAAGCGACGGCAGGCATGTAGAGCTCCTCGCGGGCGCGCAGCTCGATCATGTAGATGCGCCGGTCGGTGGTGATGACGAGGTTGGTCGAGATGTCCGGCCGCGTCGGCTTTACCAGCACATGAACACGCCGGTGCGCACCGCTTCCGCTCTCGGTATCGCCGATGATCCATCGTGCGGTATCGCCCGCCGCGATCGGACCGGCGCCGGTCAGGCCCTCACCTGGCTCCAGGGCGATATTGGTGACCTGCCCCGGCGCCGCATAGACCTGATAGAGAGCGCCCTCGGACCACGGGTAAATCTGGATGGCATTGTAATAGCCCTCGCGGCGCGGTTCGACGCGGGCGGCGGCATTGGCGTTCTCCACCCGTCCCGCCGGCGTGCCTGCGGCTGCACCGCCCCGTGCCACGTTCCAGGAGGGAGGCGTGTGCAGCGGGCGCGGCCGCTCATCGGTGACAGGTGCCTGCACGACGGGCAGCGGCGGCACGTCGGCATCGTAGCTGAACTGAGGAACCCGATTGGTGGCACATCCAGCCAGCGCCGTCGCGGCCAGCAAGGCCAAGATCGCGGGTTTGCGGAAAGCCGGAAAGCCGGACTTACGGATCGGCGTGCGGGTCATTGGCTCATCTCCCGCGACCAGTTGATGGCGTTGACGTAGATTCCGAGCGGATTGGCACGCAGCCGTTCGGCGTCACGCGGTGTCTGGATCACGATGGTCAGGATCGCGGTCCAGCGCTCGGTGGTGGAGAGTTGGCCGTTCTCATATTGGCGTTCGGTCCAGGCGACGCGGAAGGAGTCCGGTGACGCCCGGATCACCGAGGAGACCTCGACCGCCACCTGCTGGCGACCAACGCGCGTGAAGGGGTCATTCGCACGGGCATAGTCGTTGAGCGCCGCCGCTCCCCGGTCGGTCGTCCATTCATAGGCGCGCAGCCAATTCTGGCGGACAATGATTGCGTCGGCCGGAATGGCCCGCACCTGCTCGATGAAGCGGCCGAGATGCCATGCGATCTGCGGGTCGGTCGGGCGATAATCCGCGGTTGCGGGCGCCACGGTCTGCGCCTGGCCGAGATTGTCCACCTGCACCACCCAGGGCACGATCGTCCCCTGCGCCGACTGCCAGACCAGGGCGGCGGCGAAGCCGGCCGAGAGGACCAGCGAGCCGAAGGCCATGTAACGCCAGTTCCTTGCCTGAACGCGAGCCGAGCCGATGCGCTCGTCCCAGACCTGCGCGGCCTTCTGGTATGGGGTCTCGGGTTC belongs to Xanthobacter autotrophicus Py2 and includes:
- a CDS encoding transcriptional regulator, LysR family (PFAM: regulatory protein LysR; LysR substrate-binding~KEGG: pde:Pden_3205 transcriptional regulator, LysR family), producing MDGPDDIDPRRSNKAPDEILIPELPRSRIKLHHLRYFVAAVEHGSFRKAGRALDIEESAISRRIRDMEDELGASLFQRHAGGVRLTIAGERFLGPARKALRHIDTGASDVAAVGRSEEGHVRVGVFSSLASGFLFDLLRQFGRLHPNVRVDPVEGNPAEHVAAVRTLTLDVAFITGTKTWDGCETEHLWCERVFVVLPDDHPLADKAEIGWPDLAAERFIVSDVAPGQEVHNFLVAHLSDLGSHPDIQSQHVGRDNMLSLVAVGRGITLTSEATIVAKFPGIIYRELTGEVLPFSMVWSTRNDNPACRRLLSLARTLGHTPRASHQPA
- a CDS encoding transcriptional regulator, TetR family (PFAM: regulatory protein TetR~KEGG: mva:Mvan_4572 transcriptional regulator, TetR family), giving the protein MPRPKKEDALDISRRAVEETIRLLGTRDDFDVPLAAVAEAVGCTPPALYGHFRNKDGLLRAVHDAGFRRLYEEKLALSKRLRSDPLAYLREGSRAYVQFAFNNPTLYRLMFSPPPGVAADQDPLSSDAGASVLELAVKAIKACQKQGFLPGMDPNRYAFTYWAAVHGAVTLALQNRAPGDEARFDAALVVIDTLLEIIAATAPDRR
- a CDS encoding conserved hypothetical protein (KEGG: mes:Meso_0499 hypothetical protein), producing MAKLKLGPIVEDRAVKVTVELPGPLHRDLVAYAEVLARESGQPAADPAKLIVPMLERFIATDRGFAKEKRSRSGGQL
- a CDS encoding conjugation TrbI family protein (PFAM: conjugation TrbI family protein~KEGG: pde:Pden_1475 conjugation TrbI family protein), whose amino-acid sequence is MTEDRATTTSTDAAAPMRLHADPPRVTRLSRKMLASVGAVALLGIGGALVYALQTRDMGTSGEELYSTDNRPTADGLSGLPRDYTGPVLGPPLPGDLGGPILDAQNRGQPVAPPVVAAPAVDPEEQRRLAEEEAARLSRVFFQTGPGTATATGGPGLAGLGLGSQTGATAGQDRHTAFLNGPVDRQTVALDRIMAPASPYILQAGAVIPAAMITGIRSDLPGQITAQVTENVYDSPTGSLLLIPQGTRIIGQYDAGVTSGQRRVLLVWNRLILPNGRSIVLERQPGADASGFAGLEDGVDYHWWDLMKAAGLSTLLAVGTELATSDEDRLIRAIRDGAQDTINQAGQQIIQRQLQVAPTLTVRPGFPVRVIVTRDLVLEPYRS
- a CDS encoding P-type conjugative transfer protein TrbG (TIGRFAM: P-type conjugative transfer protein TrbG~PFAM: Conjugal transfer protein TrbG/VirB9/CagX~KEGG: mes:Meso_0501 conjugal transfer protein TrbG/VirB9/CagX) → MTRTPIRKSGFPAFRKPAILALLAATALAGCATNRVPQFSYDADVPPLPVVQAPVTDERPRPLHTPPSWNVARGGAAAGTPAGRVENANAAARVEPRREGYYNAIQIYPWSEGALYQVYAAPGQVTNIALEPGEGLTGAGPIAAGDTARWIIGDTESGSGAHRRVHVLVKPTRPDISTNLVITTDRRIYMIELRAREELYMPAVAWAYPAPPAGQRRSVPAAPVIPAEAARNYRYGLTGDSPPWRPISVFDDGRRVYVVFPRGIVQGEMPPIFVLGSDGEPQIVNSRIHQNILIVDRLFGAAELRLGSGERQQTVRIVRIEQRQAAAQPARDTGDSPS
- a CDS encoding Conjugal transfer protein (PFAM: Conjugal transfer protein~KEGG: mes:Meso_0502 conjugal transfer protein), which encodes MNLFKRSSTHYGKTPEPETPYQKAAQVWDERIGSARVQARNWRYMAFGSLVLSAGFAAALVWQSAQGTIVPWVVQVDNLGQAQTVAPATADYRPTDPQIAWHLGRFIEQVRAIPADAIIVRQNWLRAYEWTTDRGAAALNDYARANDPFTRVGRQQVAVEVSSVIRASPDSFRVAWTERQYENGQLSTTERWTAILTIVIQTPRDAERLRANPLGIYVNAINWSREMSQ